AGTCCCCTATCGTAGGTACAGGTTTGGAAAGACAGGTAGCTTCCGACTCTCGTGTATTGATTAATGCAGAGGGGGATGGTGTAATCGAGTATGTAGATGCGGAGAAGATTACCATAAAGTATAACAGGTCTGATGCGGAAAGACTGATCAGTTTTGAAGAGGATTTTAAAACGTATCAACTTGTTAAATTTAGAAAAACGAACCAAGGGACTAGTATTAATCTAAAGCCAATCGTTAAGAAAGGTGATAAGGTTAAAAAAGGTCAAGTTCTTTGTGAAGGTTATGCCACGGAAAAGGGAGAATTGGCATTAGGTAGAAACCTTACTGTAGCATTTATGCCTTGGAAGGGTTATAACTTTGAAGATGCTATCGTAATTTCTGAAAAAGTTGTTCGTGAGGATATCTTCACTTCAATCCATGTGGATGAATACTCTTTGGAAGTAAGGGATACAAAACTAGGTGCAGAAGAACTTACACATGATATTCCCAATGTTTCGGAAGAGGCGACTAAGGATTTGGATGAAAACGGTATGATTCGTATCGGTGCCGAAGTAAAGCCTGGGGATATTCTTATTGGTAAGATTACACCAAAAGGAGAGTCTGATCCAACCCCGGAAGAAAAATTACTTCGTGCCATTTTCGGTGACAAAGCAGGAGATGTTAAGGATGCTTCACTAAAAGCTTCACCATCGTTAAGAGGTGTCGTTATCGAGAAGAAATTGTTCTCTAGATCGGTAAAAGATAAGCGCAAGCGTTCAGAAGATAAAGAAGAACTCTCTAAACTGGAATTGGAATATGAAGTAAAGTTCCAAGAGCTAAAAGATGTGTTGGTCGAGAAATTATTCACTTTAGTGAATGGAAAGACTTCTCAAGGTGTTATCAACGATTTGGGTGAGGAAGTTTTACCTAAGGGCAAGAAGTACACGATGAAGATGTTAAATTCAGTTGACGACTTTGCACACCTTGTGGGCGGAAGTTGGACTACTGATAAGGACACCAACGCTTCAGTTGCAGACTTACTTCATAATTATAAGATAAAACTCAACGATCTTCAAGGAAACTTGAGAAGAGATAAGTTTACTATTTCTGTAGGTGATGAGTTACCTGCGGGAATTATGAAGCTGGCTAAAGTTTATATTGCCAAAAAGCGTAAGCTAAAAGTAGGCGATAAAATGGCGGGTCGTCATGGTAACAAGGGTATTGTTTCTAGGATAGTACGTCAGGAGGACATGCCTTTCTTGGAAGATGGAACTCCTGTCGATATAGTATTAAATCCGTTAGGTGTACCATCTCGTATGAACATTGGGCAGATTTATGAAACTGTATTAGGTTGGGCAGGTCTTAAATTGGGTAGAAAGTATGCTACGCCTATTTTCGATGGAGCCACGCTAGATCAAATAAATGAATTTACGGATGAGGCGGGAATACCTAGATTTGGACATACCTACCTTTATGATGGTGGTACAGGGCAACGTTTTGATCAACCTGCAACCGTAGGCGTTATCTATATGCTGAAATTAGGGCATATGGTAGATGATAAAATGCACGCTAGATCTATTGGACCATACTCTCTAATTACGCAGCAGCCATTAGGTGGTAAGGCACAATTTGGAGGACAACGTTTTGGAGAAATGGAAGTTTGGGCACTAGAGGCTTATGGAGCTTCAGCTACGTTACGGGAGATATTGACCGTTAAGTCGGATGATGTTATCGGTAGAGCTAAAACGTATGAGTCTATCGTAAAAGGTGAGACAATGCCGGAACCTGGATTACCAGAATCTTTTAATGTATTAATGCACGAGCTTAAGGGATTAGGTTTGGATATTAGACTGGAAGAATAATTTTATAGTTGTAAAAAGCTATTTAGAAACGAATTAAAATCATTATCAGCACGCTATTATGGCAAGAATAAAAGATAATAACCCAATAAAAAGGTTTGATAAAATTTCAATAGGATTAGCGTCGCCAGAAGCAATTTTGGCAGAATCCCGAGGTGAGGTTTTAAAGCCGGAAACAATAAACTATAGAACGCACAAACCAGAACGTGACGGTCTTTTTTGTGAGCGTATTTTTGGTCCTGTGAAGGATTATGAGTGTGCTTGTGGTAAATATAAGCGTATACGTTACCGTGGTATTGTATGCGACCGTTGTGGTGTAGAGGTTACGGAGAAAAAAGTACGTAGGGATAGGGTAGGTCATATTAATTTAGTGGTACCCGTTGCTCATATCTGGTACTTCCGTTCTTTACCCAATAAGATAGGATACTTGCTTGGACTACCTTCCAAGAAGTTAGATATGATAATCTATTACGAGCGTTACGTGGTTATTCAGCCAGGTATTGCTAAAGGTCCTGAAGGAGCGGAGATTCAAAAAATGGATTTCTTAACCGAAGAGGAGTACCTTAATATATTAGAAGAAATTCCTCAAGAAAATCAATATCTAGAAGATTCAGACCCCAATAAGTTTATCGCTAAAATGGGAGCTGAATGTTTAATTGATTTACTGGGACGAATAGATTTACAACAGTTGTCTTATGATTTAAGACATAAAGCGAATACAGAAACATCCAAGCAGCGTAAAACCGAAGCTTTAAAGAGACTTCAGGTTGTTGAGGCCCTAAGGGAATCTCAAGATAACCGAGAGAACAATCCTGAGTGGATGATTATGAAGGTGATTCCGGTAATACCGCCAGAATTACGTCCTTTAGTTCCTTTGGATGGTGGTCGTTTCGCTACTTCGGATTTGAATGACTTGTACAGAAGGGTTATTATCCGTAACAACCGTCTAAAAAGATTGGTAGAGATAAAGGCACCAGAAGTAATTTTGCGAAATGAGAAACGTATGCTTCAAGAAGCGGTAGATTCTCTTTTCGATAATACTAGGAAGGCGTCTGCTGTTAAAACAGAATCTAATAGGCCATTAAAATCCTTATCGGATTCACTCAAGGGTAAGCAAGGGCGTTTCCGTCAAAACTTATTGGGTAAGCGTGTGGATTATTCTGCGCGTTCGGTTATCGTGGTTGGTCCAGAGATGAAGTTGTTCGAATGTGGGCTTCCAAAAGATATGGCCGCTGAACTATACAAGCCTTTTGTAATTAGAAAACTAATCGAAAGAGGTATTGTAAAAACGGTCAAATCCGCTAAGAAAATAATAGATAAGAAAGAACCTGTAGTTTGGGATATTCTTGAAAACGTATTGAAAGGACATCCGGTTCTTTTGAATAGGGCTCCTACCCTTCACCGTTTAGGTATTCAGGCATTTCAGCCAAAACTAATCGAAGGTAAGGCTATTCGCCTTCACCCATTGGTCTGTACTGCATTTAATGCGGATTTTGATGGTGACCAAATGGCGGTTCATTTGCCATTGGGACCAGAAGCTATTTTAGAAGCTCAGTTATTAATGCTGGCCTCTCACAATATTTTGAATCCTGCTAACGGTTCTCCGATAACGGTACCTTCTCAGGATATGGTCTTGGGTCTTTATTACATGACCAAAGAGCGTAAATCAACTCCTGAAGTTCCAATTAAAGGAGAGGGACTTACATTTTATTCGTATGAAGAAGTTGAGATTGCCTTTAACGAGGGAATGGTCAACCTGAATGCAGGTATAAAAGTTAGGGCAAAGGATTTCAACGAAGAAGGAGAATTGGTCAATAAGATTATTCCAACTACGGTAGGAAGAGTTTTGTTCAACATGGAAGTTCCAGAAGCTGCGGGTTACATAAATGACGTATTGAACAAGAAATCCTTAAGAGACATTATCGGAGGTATATTGGCCGTAACAGATGTACCTACTACAGCCGATTTCTTGGATAAGATAAAAACAATGGGGTATGAATTCGCTTTCAAAGGTGGACTATCCTTTAGCTTAGGTGATATTATTATTCCTAAGGAGAAACATGAAATGATAGCTGATGCTAACGGTCAGGTAGACGGTATAATGGCCAATTATAATATGGGTCTTATTACCAACAATGAGCGTTATAATCAAGTTATTGATGTATGGACTTCAACCAATGCACAATTAACGGAACTGGCCATGAAACGTATCCGTGAGGATCAACAGGGGTTTAACTCGGTGTATATGATGCTAGATTCTGGTGCAAGGGGTTCAAAAGAGCAAATTCGCCAATTGACAGGTATGCGTGGATTAATGGCGAAACCTAAAAAATCTACCGCCGGTGGCGGTGAGATTATTGAGAACCCAATTCTTTCCAACTTTAAGGAAGGATTGTCAATTCTTGAATATTTTATCTCAACACACGGTGCTCGTAAAGGTTTGGCGGATACTGCTTTGAAAACTGCGGATGCTGGTTATTTGACTAGACGTCTTGTTGATGTTTCCCAAGACGTAATTATCAATATTGAGGACTGTGAGACCTTAAGGGGAGTAGAAGTACAAGCCCTTAAGAAGAATGAAGAAATAGTTGAGACATTAGGGGAACGTATTTTAGGACGTGTTTCCCTACACGATGTTTATAACCCTTTAACACAGGAATTAATACTATCCGCTGGTCAGGAAGTAATGGAGTCTGATGTAAAGAGGGTAGAGGCGTCACCTGTGGAGAGTATTGAAGTACGCTCAGCGCTGACTTGTGAAGCTCAAAAAGGTATTTGTGCCAAATGTTACGGTAGAAATTTATCTACCAACAAAATGGTACAACGAGGAGAGGCTGTAGGTGTAGTTGCCGCACAGTCTATTGGGGAGCCTGGAACTCAGTTGACCTTGCGTACATTCCACGTGGGTGGTATTGCAGGTAACATTTCTGAAGAGAACAAGTTAGAGGTTAAGTTTGCGGGTATTGCTGAAATCGAGGATATGAGAACGGTGAAAAGCGAGGATTCCGAAGGGAAGCCAGCTGATATTGTTATATCCAGAACATCAGAGATAAAAATTGTAGATGCTAAGACCGGAATTACCTTGAGTACCAATAACATTCCTTATGGGTCTCAATTGTTCATTAAAGATGGCGCTAAGGTAGCTAAGGGAGATGTGATTTGTTCATGGGATCCTTATAACGGTGTTATTGTTTCAGAATTCCCTGGAAAAATCGCTTATGAGAATATTGAACAAGGGGTAACTTATCAAGTAGAGATTGATGAGCAAACCGGTTTCCAAGAAAAGGTGATTTCTGAATCTAGAAATAAGAAGTTGATACCAACACTTCTTATACAAGATGCCAAGGGTGAGACATTACGTTCCTACAACTTACCTGTAGGTTCTCACATTATGGTAGATGATGGTGATAAGATAAAAGAAGGTAAAATCTTGGTGAAGATACCTCGTAAATCTGCAAAAGCGGGTGATATTACCGGTGGTCTTCCGAGAGTAACGGAATTATTCGAAGCTCGTAATCCATCGAACCCAGCTGTAGTTTCTGAGATTGATGGTGTAGTTTCCTTTGGTAAAATCAAAAGAGGTAACCGTGAGATTATCATCGAGTCTAAACTAGGTGAGATAAAGAAATATTTGGTAAAACTATCCAATCAGATTCTTGTTCAAGAAAACGATTATGTCAGAGCCGGTATGCCTTTATCCGATGGATCCATAACTCCAGAAGATATTCTAAAGATAAAAGGCCCATCTGCCGTACAGCAATATTTGGTGAACGAAGTTCAAGAAGTATATCGTCTACAAGGTGTGAAGATTAATGATAAGCACTTTGAAGTGGTAGTTAGGCAAATGATGCGTAAAGTAAGGATTGTAGATCCAGGAGATACTATCTTCTTGGAGAACCAATTAATACATAAAGATGATTTTATCAGAGAGAATGATGAAATCTACGGTAAGAAGGTTGTCATGGAAGCTGGTGAATCTGAAAACCTGAAAGCAGGTCAAATAGTAACACCAAGAGAGCTTAGAGACGAGAATTCACTTCTTAAGCGTAATGATAAAAATGTAGTAGAGGCCAGGGATGCCGTTGCTGCAACTGCAA
This genomic window from Maribacter sp. MJ134 contains:
- the rpoC gene encoding DNA-directed RNA polymerase subunit beta' codes for the protein MARIKDNNPIKRFDKISIGLASPEAILAESRGEVLKPETINYRTHKPERDGLFCERIFGPVKDYECACGKYKRIRYRGIVCDRCGVEVTEKKVRRDRVGHINLVVPVAHIWYFRSLPNKIGYLLGLPSKKLDMIIYYERYVVIQPGIAKGPEGAEIQKMDFLTEEEYLNILEEIPQENQYLEDSDPNKFIAKMGAECLIDLLGRIDLQQLSYDLRHKANTETSKQRKTEALKRLQVVEALRESQDNRENNPEWMIMKVIPVIPPELRPLVPLDGGRFATSDLNDLYRRVIIRNNRLKRLVEIKAPEVILRNEKRMLQEAVDSLFDNTRKASAVKTESNRPLKSLSDSLKGKQGRFRQNLLGKRVDYSARSVIVVGPEMKLFECGLPKDMAAELYKPFVIRKLIERGIVKTVKSAKKIIDKKEPVVWDILENVLKGHPVLLNRAPTLHRLGIQAFQPKLIEGKAIRLHPLVCTAFNADFDGDQMAVHLPLGPEAILEAQLLMLASHNILNPANGSPITVPSQDMVLGLYYMTKERKSTPEVPIKGEGLTFYSYEEVEIAFNEGMVNLNAGIKVRAKDFNEEGELVNKIIPTTVGRVLFNMEVPEAAGYINDVLNKKSLRDIIGGILAVTDVPTTADFLDKIKTMGYEFAFKGGLSFSLGDIIIPKEKHEMIADANGQVDGIMANYNMGLITNNERYNQVIDVWTSTNAQLTELAMKRIREDQQGFNSVYMMLDSGARGSKEQIRQLTGMRGLMAKPKKSTAGGGEIIENPILSNFKEGLSILEYFISTHGARKGLADTALKTADAGYLTRRLVDVSQDVIINIEDCETLRGVEVQALKKNEEIVETLGERILGRVSLHDVYNPLTQELILSAGQEVMESDVKRVEASPVESIEVRSALTCEAQKGICAKCYGRNLSTNKMVQRGEAVGVVAAQSIGEPGTQLTLRTFHVGGIAGNISEENKLEVKFAGIAEIEDMRTVKSEDSEGKPADIVISRTSEIKIVDAKTGITLSTNNIPYGSQLFIKDGAKVAKGDVICSWDPYNGVIVSEFPGKIAYENIEQGVTYQVEIDEQTGFQEKVISESRNKKLIPTLLIQDAKGETLRSYNLPVGSHIMVDDGDKIKEGKILVKIPRKSAKAGDITGGLPRVTELFEARNPSNPAVVSEIDGVVSFGKIKRGNREIIIESKLGEIKKYLVKLSNQILVQENDYVRAGMPLSDGSITPEDILKIKGPSAVQQYLVNEVQEVYRLQGVKINDKHFEVVVRQMMRKVRIVDPGDTIFLENQLIHKDDFIRENDEIYGKKVVMEAGESENLKAGQIVTPRELRDENSLLKRNDKNVVEARDAVAATATPILQGITRASLQTKSFISAASFQETTKVLNEAAVSGKVDTLEGLKENVIVGHKIPAGTGMRDYENIIVGSKEEYDEIMARKEALRF